CTTCGGCCACGAGTGGACCGGTTCGGTCTCGGCCGTGGGCGCCGGCGTGGACGGGCTGCGGGTCGGCCAGCGCGTGGTGGGCGCGGTGGGGCCCGCGTGCGGCCGTTGCCGCCAGTGCGTCGCCGGGCACGCCCGCAACTGCGACACCGTGTTCGCCGAGGCCAACGGGGTCGACGCCGACGCACCGCCGCACGGCGCCTTCGCCACCCGGGCGCAGGTCACGGCGCGGCGGGTGATCCCGGTTCCGGAGAGCCTCTCGGCGGTGGAGGCGGCGCTCGTCGAGCCGGCCACGGTCACCTTCCACGCCGTACGGCGGGTGGCGGCGGAGTACGGCAGCACCACCCTGGTCCAGGGCGCCGGCCCGATCGGGCTGCTCACCGCCCAGCACGCGCGCAACGCCGGGGCGGGGCCGATGATCATCTCGGAGCCCTCGGCGGCGCGTCGTGCGCTGGCCGGCAGGCTCGGCTTCGCCCACGTGGTCGAGCCCGCCGACCTGCGGGCCGCGCTGGACGAGCTCACCGCAGGCATGGGCGCCGACGTCGTGTACGAGTGCAGCGGCGTTCCGTCGCTGTTCCAACCGTCGGCGGAGCTGGTGCGCCGGGGCGGGACGCTCGCGTTGCTCGGCTACCCGCTGGAGAACTCGAGCGTCAGCTACGGCGACTGGCAGAGCCGGGAACTGACGGTCATCGGGTCGCTGGCCTACCACCACGAGGACTTCGTGGGCGCCATGCACGCGATCGCCGCACACCGCATCGACGTGGCGGCACTGCACACGGGCACCTTCGGGCTGTCGTCGTTGAAGGACGTCCTCGACGAACTCGACTCGGGACGCAGCGAGCACACCAAGGTGCTGATCGACCCGAACCAGCCGGACGGGGCCTGAGTCGGCGGGCCGCGCGGCCGCCGGGTCGGTGCGGGAAGACCCGGGGCGGGGCGGGTCCGTTCAGAACAGCGTCGACGGCCCGATCGGCTCCGGCTCCGGCAGCGGCTCGACCTCCGGCAGGCGCGCCCGCACCTCGCCGTGGAACCGGCGGGCGAGCTCGGGCGCGTCGGCGTTGTCCGGGGTGTGCACGAACACCGTCGGCGATCGTCCCTCGCGCAGCCAGCCGGTCACCACGTCGAGCCACGGCTGCCAGCCCTCGACCGTGCGTGCGGGGTCGTCCC
The nucleotide sequence above comes from Micromonospora sp. M71_S20. Encoded proteins:
- a CDS encoding zinc-binding dehydrogenase gives rise to the protein MSAGRYLAVAGPRELRAGEVSGTEPGPGRVTVDITYTGICGTDVHGYTDGHMLPPAVFGHEWTGSVSAVGAGVDGLRVGQRVVGAVGPACGRCRQCVAGHARNCDTVFAEANGVDADAPPHGAFATRAQVTARRVIPVPESLSAVEAALVEPATVTFHAVRRVAAEYGSTTLVQGAGPIGLLTAQHARNAGAGPMIISEPSAARRALAGRLGFAHVVEPADLRAALDELTAGMGADVVYECSGVPSLFQPSAELVRRGGTLALLGYPLENSSVSYGDWQSRELTVIGSLAYHHEDFVGAMHAIAAHRIDVAALHTGTFGLSSLKDVLDELDSGRSEHTKVLIDPNQPDGA